A genomic window from Salvia miltiorrhiza cultivar Shanhuang (shh) chromosome 5, IMPLAD_Smil_shh, whole genome shotgun sequence includes:
- the LOC131026035 gene encoding uncharacterized protein LOC131026035, with amino-acid sequence MDPCCHRCGEPLESIEHTLRDCLWATFLWESSPLRLQSTSPNAPWSLVEWIGKIREVPEKEVHNLFASVLWACWYARNLLVFQNKSLSHSECLAVAERAIWTKPLSSSAVSSKPTQVGCSREAQVKINCDAAVERGVESGLGIVLCDAENNQFGYRLGFLKGVFMVEEGEAHAILEGLRFSVEKGLTDVVVEMDCRRIFWRLHNREDDISLLGDILKEIYSIVDSLNQVEFSWCPRVDNSVADSLANYAFVSRSVFFSSNVWPLPVNSSLVV; translated from the coding sequence ATGGATCCCTGCTGTCATAGATGTGGCGAGCCTTTGGAATCTATTGAGCATACCCTCAGGGATTGTCTCTGGGCAACGTTTCTTTGGGAGTCTTCACCTCTTCGACTACAGTCAACAAGTCCGAATGCTCCGTGGAGTCTTGTTGAGTGGATTGGAAAAATCAGAGAGGTTCCGGAAAAAGAGGTTCATAATCTTTTTGCCTCTGTTTTATGGGCTTGTTGGTATGCTCGTAATCTTCTCGTGTTTCAGAATAAATCCTTGTCTCACTCTGAATGTTTGGCGGTTGCCGAAAGAGCTATTTGGACCAAGCCCCTTAGCTCAAGTGCGGTGAGCTCAAAACCAACCCAAGTTGGCTGCTCTAGAGAGGCACAAGTGAAGATTAATTGTGATGCGGCGGTGGAAAGAGGAGTTGAGTCTGGCCTGGGAATAGTTCTGTGCGATGCGGAGAATAATCAGTTTGGCTATAGGTTGGGGTTCCTTAAAGGAGTCTTCATGGTTGAGGAAGGGGAGGCTCATGCTATTCTTGAAGGCCTTCGTTTCAGTGTTGAGAAAGGTTTAACGGATGTCGTTGTGGAGATGGATTGCCGGCGAATTTTTTGGAGACTCCATAATCGTGAGGATGATATTTCCCTCTTAGGAGATATCCTTAAGGAGATTTACAGCATTGTGGATTCTTTGAACCAGGTGGAGTTTAGCTGGTGCCCGAGGGTGGATAATTCTGTTGCTGATAGTTTAGCAAATTATGCTTTTGTTTCTCgttctgtttttttttcttcaaatgtGTGGCCTTTACCTGTAAACTCTTCTTTGGTGGTTTAA